Part of the Actinomyces howellii genome, GACGCCGCGGTGAGGCCGCCCGGGACGGTGGGCAGTAGCGTGGGCGCCCTGGCCGGGGCCGGCCGCCGCGCCCACCGCGAGGCACGCCGTCCAGCCCGTTCAACCCGTTCAACCCGATCAACCCGTTCAACCCGCTTCATCCCGTTCGACATCCGCTTGACGCTGACCGAACCGACCCTGAGGGAGACGCAGTGACCACCCAGCAGCCATCTCACACACGCCCCGCGCCCGGTGGGCCCGGCAGGCCCGGTGTGCGCGACTCCGTGCGCGCTCTCGCCGCCGCCCAGAAGTCGAAGGCGGGAGCGCCCCTGTACTCCCGCCTCGTCAACCGACCGGCGGGCCGCGTGCTCGCCGCGCTCGCCCACTGGCTGGGGCTGAGCCCCGACCAGGTCACCGCGCTGTCGGCGTGCTGCACCTACCTGGGCGTCGTGCTCATCGCCGTGTGGGAGCCGTCGGTGGGCTCCGCCGTCGTCGTGTCGGGGCTGCTCATGCTCGGCTACGCCCTGGACTCAGCCGACGGCCAGCTCGCCAGGCTGCGCCACGGCGGCTCCCGGGCGGGGGAGTGGCTCGACCACGTCGCCGACGTCATCAAGCTGTCCACCATCCACCTGGCCGTCGCGGTCGGGCTGTTCCGCTTCAGCCTCGAGGACCTGGGCGGTCCGGGGGTCCTGCTCGTGCCCCTGGCCTTCTCAGCCGTCCAGACCATCCACTTCTTCAGCTACATCCTCACCTACCAGCTGCGCCACCAGGGCGGCACCCCTCTGGCCAAGGACGAGGGCAGGGCGGGCTTCCTCAAGTCGGTCCTGTCGGTGCCCACCGACTACGGCCTCATGTGCCTCGTGCTCGTCCTGCGCTTCGCCCCGAGCGTCTTCGTGTGGGTCTACGGCCTCATGCTCGTGGGCTACGCCGCCTACGTGGCGCTCGCCCTGCCCAAGTGGTACCTCGAGCTGCGGCGCGGATCCTGAGGGGGACGGCGATGGCACTGCTGACCGGCCGCAAGGCCCTGCTCATCTACACCGGCCGCAAGGACGGCCTGGGCAACCGGGTGCGGGCCCTGCTCAGCGCCCAGGCCCTGGCCCAGGCCGAGGACCGGGACCTGTACTACGTGTGGAGCGCGGACAAGGACTTCGGCCCCCGCGTCGACCAGCTGTGGCGCTTCACCGCCGGGCGTCCCGTCCCGCGGCTCGTCTCGCGGGCTCTGGCCCCGGTCCACCCCTACCGGGGGGTCGACATGACCTCCCTGGACGCGGCCGACCGAGCCCGCCACCTGTGGCAGATCCGTTCGGGGGGCCTCGAGGTCGACGTGCCCGAGGGGGTGCGGGACTGGCGCGGGATCCTGCGCGAGCTCGAGCCCGTCGAGCAGGTCGCCGCTCGGGTGCGCGCGGTCTTCGACTCCGGCCTGCGCGGCCGCCCCTACGTCGGGGTGCAGGTGCGTACCCACGCCGTGTCCCACGCCAAGACCGTGGCCTCCTCCCCGGTCGAGTGGTTCGCCCAGCGCATGCGCCAGATCCGTGCCGAGCACCCCGGCGTCCCCTTCTTCCTGTCCTGCGACACCGCCGAGGCGCAGTCACGTCTGACCGAGGAGTTCGACGGCTGCCTCGCCCTGGAGGACAAGGGCGGCTACAACACGGTCACCGGGGTCCGCTCGGGGCTGGTCGACCTCTACCTGCTCGCCTCGGCCCAGCACCTCGTGGGCGCCTCGTACTCCTCCTTCGTGGAGATGGCCGTGTTTCTGTGCGACGGGATCGTGCCCTTCGAGCGTCCCAACCAGGCGCTCGACGGGCCCGTGGACCTGTCCCTGCCGCTGGCGCGCGACCCGCTGCGCCCGGCCCTGCGGGGCTGAGGGCGCCTCAGCCCCGCAGGGTGCCCGCGACGGCCTCGACCATCGCGGCGCGGTAGCGCTCGACGCTGAACCGCTCGGCGGCCTCGGCCTGCGCCGTGCGCGCCAGGCCCGCCGCGCGGTGGGGGTCGGCGGCCAGGCTGAGCAGCGCGTCCGCCAGGGCACGCGGGGAGTCGGGCTCGACGAGCAGCCCGGTGACGCCGTCGGTGACCACCTCCATGAGCCCCTGGACCTGGGAAGCGACCAGCGGCCTGGCCGCGTGCATGGCCTCGACGGCCGTGTTGCCGAAGGGCTCGACCCGCGAGGGCACGATGACCGCGTCGGCCCACTCGAGGACCGGCCACGTGGGGTGGACGTAGCCGAGGAGCTCGACCCGTCCGGCCAGGTCCGGCTCCGAGGCGCGCCCCCGCAGCTCCTCCTCGTACCACTCGTAGCCCGGGAAGACCGTGCCGCACACCCGCAGGCGGGCGTCCACGCCCTCGGAGGCCAGGAGGGCGACGGCCTCGAGGGCGACGTCGATGCCCTTGCGAGGGGACAGACGAGCCACGAGGGCGACGCGGAAGCTCGCCCCGGGCAGGCGCTCGCGCAGGGCGCCGGGCTCGGTCGGCGGTCCCGGGACGCCGTTGTGGACCACCTCGGTGCGCCGGGCCAGGAGCGGCTGGACGTCGAGCAGCGCCCGTCGGGCGGCCTCCGAGTTGGTCACGACCCGCGTGGCCGCGAGCAGCGGGGCGTTGAGTCCCGTGCGCACGAGGCGGTTCTGGGTGCTCTCGGCCTCGTGGACGTGGACGAGCACCGGCACCCCGGCTGCGCGTCCCGCGGCAGGCCACCAGGGCATGGTCACCGTGTTGACGACCAGGAGGTCCGCGCCCGAGGCCGCCACGACCCCCCGCAGCCTCGCGGTCTCCGGGGCCGCCCCGCCGACGAGCGCGGCCAGACCGCGCGGGGTGAGCAGGGCCTTGCGCAGCACGGTGAAGGGGACGAGGGCCACGGCCGCCCCGGCCTGCCGCAGCGCACCGGCCAGGGGGCCGTCGTGGGGCAGCGCAACCTTGACCCGGTGGCCCGCCCCCACGAGGGCGAGGACCGTCTCGAGGAGCTGGCGGTCCGAGCCGTAGAGGTCGGGGGAGGGGTGGGCGACCAGGATCGTGGCGCTCATGCGGGCACCTTCCCCGTGCGCCGTCCGCTGGGCCGTCGACGCCGTGGCCCCTGGGTGGCCAGGCGGCGGCACAGGTCCTCGTAGCGCGACGCCACCTCGTCCCAGTCGTAGCCGGCGGCCCGCTCGCGCGAGGCCGCAGCGCGCTCGGCACGGGCGCCCGGGTCGGCCTCCGCCGAGGTCACGAGGGCGGCGACGTCCTGGGCCGTGCGCCAGTAGCGTCCGGCACCGGCCAGGACCTCCCGGTTGAAGGAGACGTCGAAGGCGTCGACCGGCGCCCCGGCGCCGATCGCCCGCAGGAGGGAGGGGTTGGTCCCGCCCACCGAGTGCCCGTGGTGGTAGACCAGGGCGCCGGCGTAGAGCTGGTCGAGGAGCTCCTGGTCCCACACGCTGCCCAGGAAGCGGACGCGGGAGTCGGCCAGGGACTCGACCCGACGGGTGTACTCGTCGGCGTAGGGGGCCGCCCCCACGACGACGAGGGGCAGGCGGGCGCCGGAGCCGGTGTAGCCCTCGACGACGACGTCGACGTGGTTCTCGACCTCGAATCGGGCCACGACGAGGTGGTAGCCGCCGGGGGACAGGCCGAGCTCGGCGAGCCGCCCCGTGCCCGGCTCGATCCTCGGTGCACCGTAGGAGATGAGCTCGGTGGGGGCGTTGAACTCCAGGTCGTAGTACTCGGCGATGCCCTGGGCGTCGGCGATGAGGGCGTCAGAGTAGCGCACGGCCGCCGCCTCGGCGGCGCGGTAGTAGCGCCTTCCCCCGGGACCCCACTTGCCGCGCTGCCACTCCAGGCCGTCGACGTGGGTGGCCACCGGCACCCGGGCCGCGCGCAGCGCGGGCAGGAAGGGCGCGTTGGCCGAGTTGAAGACGACGGCGACGTCCGGGTGGGGCCGTGCCAGCAGGTGGGCCACGGAGGCGCCGGTGTGGGACAGGGTCTCCAGGCTGCGCCGCCTCATGGCGGGCAGCTCGACGACGCGCATCCCCTCGTGCCTCGTGGGCAGGCGGTGGGTCCGGTCCGGGTTGCGCGAGTACACGAGGACGCGGTGGCCGCGTGCCGCCAGGCGGCGGCCGACCTCCTCGATGGCGGTCTCGAAACCTCCGTAGCGTGCGGGTACCCCACGGGTCCCGATCATGGAGATCCTCAGGCTGTCAGGGTTCAGGGCTGTCATGGAGTTCTGTGCGTTCCTTCGTGAGGAAAGTCGTCGGACGGGGCGGTGCTGTCGGTGCTGTTGGTGCTGTCGGTGGCTGTCGGTCGTGATCACTGTCGTCGTGGCTGTGTCGCCTCTCGAGGTGAGCCGGGGCCGGGTCGGCGGATCGGCCCGACCAGGCTACAGCCGTGCCAGGGGCGGGGCGACACGGGCGGTTGGGAGCGATGGCCGTCGGCCGGCTCGGTCCGGTGGGTGTTCCCTGGGGCCGGAACGTGCCTATCCTTCCCGTGTGACCCGATTCGTACGGACCTCGCTCATCATCGCCGTGTCAGCCTGCGTGCTCGCCGCCTCGGCCTGCTCCGACTCCTCTGAGACCTCGGCCACGCCGTCGCCGAGCGCACCGACCATCGGCACCCCGGACCCGACGACGGTGCCCACGAAGGTGACGACTCCCGCCCCCGTCGACGCCGAGGCCCAGGCCCAGGCGACCCAGCAGGTCGAGCAGGGCGACATCGCCGCCGACCAGGTCGAGCCGGTCGGCTTCGGCGAGGCCGTGGCCCTCGACGACGGCCTCGCCGTCTCGGCGGGCGCCCCCACGGCCGCCGAGCTGAGCGCGGGCGCCGGTGAGATGGGCGGGCCCGGTGTCATCGTGCCCGTCACCGTCGCCAACCCCACGGACGAGGAGCTCCCTCTGACCGGGCTGGTCGCCACCGTCACCTACGGACCCGACCAGGTCCCCGCCTCCGAGGTCACGACCGCCTCGGACCCGGCCCCCGCGACCCTGCCGGCCGGCGAGGCCATCGTCATCGAGATGGCCTTCCTCGTGCCCGCCGAGGGGCTCGGCGCGATCACCGTCGTCGTCGACCCCGGGGCCGGGTCGAGGGCGGCCGTCTTCACCGGATCGGCCGCCTGAGGGCTTCCCGGTCGGAGCCTGTCAGGTGCAGGCGACGGTACGGGTGGTGCGCTTGGTGCCTCGTGGTACCTGAGGTACCGCTGTGGCAGCGCGCGCATTGTCACAGGCATTCCAGTTCACACGTGGCGGCCAAGGCGCGCTAGTGTGGCTCGCAACCCGCTTTTCCTGGCGTTGACCCTCCCGGCATCGCCGAGGCGACGGGCCATTTCCCGCCAGTCGGCCGGGACCCGTTCCCGACCTATGAACTTTCTCGTCTCCGGAGCCGCCTCGTGCCGCGTCTCAAGCGCCGTCTGCGTCCTGTCCTTGTCCTGAGCATCGCTTTGAGCACTGCCCTTGCCGTCGGTGGTGGCCTTCTCCCAGCCGCCCCAGCCCACGCCGACTCGGCTCCCGAGCCCCAGACCGTGTCCGCCGACGCCCTGCCGACCGTCCAGGTCAACGGCGTCGTGTGGGACCAGGAGGTCGTGGGGAACACCGTCTACGTCGCGGGGTCCTTCACGAGCGCCCGCCCCGCCGGCGCGTCCAAGGGCGTCAGCGAGACCCCCCGTGCCAACCTCCTGGCCTACGACATCCGGACCGGGGAGATGCTCGACTGGGCGCCCAGGACCAACGGCGCGGTCAACACGATCACCGCCTCGGCGGACGGCTCGGTCATCTACCTCGGAGGAGAGTTCACCGCGCTCAACGACGAGACGACCTGGCGGGTCGGGTCGGTGGCCGCCGACACCGGTGCGAGGATCCCGGTGGGAGCCTCCGCCAACGCCACCGTCAGGGCCCTCGAGCTGGGGCCCGACGGGACCACCCTCTACATCGGGGGCACCTTCACCCAGATCAACTCCTCGGCCCGCCAGCGCGTGGCCGCCATCGACCTGACCACCCAGACCCTGACCTCCTTCACCGCCCCGGTGGACAACTACTTCGTGCGCACCATCGCCGCGGCGGTCGACGGCAGCGCCGTGGCCATCGGAGGCGCCTTCACCTCCGTGGGCTCGCAGTCCAACCCCGGCTACGGGATGGCGATCCTCGAGCCCGACGGCCAGCTGCGGCGCAACAACCTCACCTCGGTGGTGCGCAACGCCACGAGCTACGCCTCGATCATGTCCCTCGAGGCGGACTCCCAGGGCCTGTACGGCACCGGGTACTCCCAGTCCCGCACCTACGGGAGCATCGAGGGGCTCTTCCGGGCCAACTGGGTCTCCGGCGACCTGGACTACCTGGCGGACTGCCACGGCGACTCCTTCGACGTCCACCCCACCGCGGAGGTCGTCTACGTCGCGAGCCACACCCACGACTGCTCGAACATCGGCGGGATGCCTGACTCCAAGCAGTACTACAACGCCGTGGCCTTCACGAACGCGGCCACGGGCACGGTCAAGACGAACACCGTCTCGGGGTACACCAACCACGCCGGGCAGCCGGCCACGACCAACCTCAACTTCTACCCTGTCTTCACCAACGGCACCTACACGGGCACGAACCAGGCGACGTGGACCGTCGAGGGCAATGA contains:
- a CDS encoding glycosyltransferase family 4 protein, which encodes MSATILVAHPSPDLYGSDRQLLETVLALVGAGHRVKVALPHDGPLAGALRQAGAAVALVPFTVLRKALLTPRGLAALVGGAAPETARLRGVVAASGADLLVVNTVTMPWWPAAGRAAGVPVLVHVHEAESTQNRLVRTGLNAPLLAATRVVTNSEAARRALLDVQPLLARRTEVVHNGVPGPPTEPGALRERLPGASFRVALVARLSPRKGIDVALEAVALLASEGVDARLRVCGTVFPGYEWYEEELRGRASEPDLAGRVELLGYVHPTWPVLEWADAVIVPSRVEPFGNTAVEAMHAARPLVASQVQGLMEVVTDGVTGLLVEPDSPRALADALLSLAADPHRAAGLARTAQAEAAERFSVERYRAAMVEAVAGTLRG
- a CDS encoding O-fucosyltransferase family protein, giving the protein MALLTGRKALLIYTGRKDGLGNRVRALLSAQALAQAEDRDLYYVWSADKDFGPRVDQLWRFTAGRPVPRLVSRALAPVHPYRGVDMTSLDAADRARHLWQIRSGGLEVDVPEGVRDWRGILRELEPVEQVAARVRAVFDSGLRGRPYVGVQVRTHAVSHAKTVASSPVEWFAQRMRQIRAEHPGVPFFLSCDTAEAQSRLTEEFDGCLALEDKGGYNTVTGVRSGLVDLYLLASAQHLVGASYSSFVEMAVFLCDGIVPFERPNQALDGPVDLSLPLARDPLRPALRG
- a CDS encoding CDP-alcohol phosphatidyltransferase family protein, with the translated sequence MRDSVRALAAAQKSKAGAPLYSRLVNRPAGRVLAALAHWLGLSPDQVTALSACCTYLGVVLIAVWEPSVGSAVVVSGLLMLGYALDSADGQLARLRHGGSRAGEWLDHVADVIKLSTIHLAVAVGLFRFSLEDLGGPGVLLVPLAFSAVQTIHFFSYILTYQLRHQGGTPLAKDEGRAGFLKSVLSVPTDYGLMCLVLVLRFAPSVFVWVYGLMLVGYAAYVALALPKWYLELRRGS
- a CDS encoding DUF1972 domain-containing protein — protein: MTALNPDSLRISMIGTRGVPARYGGFETAIEEVGRRLAARGHRVLVYSRNPDRTHRLPTRHEGMRVVELPAMRRRSLETLSHTGASVAHLLARPHPDVAVVFNSANAPFLPALRAARVPVATHVDGLEWQRGKWGPGGRRYYRAAEAAAVRYSDALIADAQGIAEYYDLEFNAPTELISYGAPRIEPGTGRLAELGLSPGGYHLVVARFEVENHVDVVVEGYTGSGARLPLVVVGAAPYADEYTRRVESLADSRVRFLGSVWDQELLDQLYAGALVYHHGHSVGGTNPSLLRAIGAGAPVDAFDVSFNREVLAGAGRYWRTAQDVAALVTSAEADPGARAERAAASRERAAGYDWDEVASRYEDLCRRLATQGPRRRRPSGRRTGKVPA